In a single window of the Acipenser ruthenus chromosome 8, fAciRut3.2 maternal haplotype, whole genome shotgun sequence genome:
- the LOC117406734 gene encoding gamma-glutamylaminecyclotransferase-like isoform X1, producing MSSFRPVIKMTQVFVYGTLKKGQPNYFRMMGSTNGKAEYCGKAHMVEKYPLVIAGPYNIPFLLNVPGSGHQVKGEIYSVDNQMLQFEGCPHMYQRTLVKLQVEDWESKSSSPEATPAANSIVEAFVYNSTTYQPEWLNLPYHDKYDAYGEHGLHYTEREARD from the exons ATG AGTAGCTTCAGACCAGTAATTAAAATGACTCAAGTCTTTGTGTACGGGACCCTTAAAAAAGGACAACCAAACTACTTCAGGATGATGGGTAGCACCAATGGGAAAGCTGAATACTGCGGCAAGGCGCACATGGTAGAGAAGTATCCCTTGGTGATAGCAGGCCCATACAACATCCCGTTCCTGCTGAATGTACCGGGATCTGGGCACCAGGTTAAGGGAGAGATCTATTCTGTTGATAACCAGATGCTGCAATTTGAAGGCTGTCCACACATGTACCAGCGCACTCTGGTGAAGCTCCAGGTAGAAGACTGGGAAAGTAAAAGTAGTTCACCAGAAGCCACACCAGCTGCTAACAGCATTGTAGAAGCCTTTGTGTACAACAGTACTACCTACCAACCTGAATGGCTTAACCTCCCTTATCATGACAAATATGATGCCTATGGGGAGCATGGATTACATTATACTGAACGTGAAGCTAGAGATTAA
- the LOC117406734 gene encoding gamma-glutamylaminecyclotransferase-like isoform X2, with protein sequence MTQVFVYGTLKKGQPNYFRMMGSTNGKAEYCGKAHMVEKYPLVIAGPYNIPFLLNVPGSGHQVKGEIYSVDNQMLQFEGCPHMYQRTLVKLQVEDWESKSSSPEATPAANSIVEAFVYNSTTYQPEWLNLPYHDKYDAYGEHGLHYTEREARD encoded by the coding sequence ATGACTCAAGTCTTTGTGTACGGGACCCTTAAAAAAGGACAACCAAACTACTTCAGGATGATGGGTAGCACCAATGGGAAAGCTGAATACTGCGGCAAGGCGCACATGGTAGAGAAGTATCCCTTGGTGATAGCAGGCCCATACAACATCCCGTTCCTGCTGAATGTACCGGGATCTGGGCACCAGGTTAAGGGAGAGATCTATTCTGTTGATAACCAGATGCTGCAATTTGAAGGCTGTCCACACATGTACCAGCGCACTCTGGTGAAGCTCCAGGTAGAAGACTGGGAAAGTAAAAGTAGTTCACCAGAAGCCACACCAGCTGCTAACAGCATTGTAGAAGCCTTTGTGTACAACAGTACTACCTACCAACCTGAATGGCTTAACCTCCCTTATCATGACAAATATGATGCCTATGGGGAGCATGGATTACATTATACTGAACGTGAAGCTAGAGATTAA